tctctctctctctctctctctctctctctatctctccctctctctcgccctctctctctctctatctctctatctctccctctctctctttgtctctcctctctctctctctctctctctctctctctctctgtctctctctgtctctcgctccctctctctccctctctctttctctctctctctctctctctctctttatctctctctctctctctctctctctctctctatctctctatctctccctctctctttatctctccctatctctctctcctctctctctctctctctctctctccctctctctctgctctctctctctctctatctctctctctctctctctctctctttgtctctccctctctctctctctctctctctctctctctctctctctgtctctcgctccctctctctccctctctctttctctctctctccctctctctctttatctctccctctctctctcgccctctctctctctctctatctctctatctctcctctctctctctgtctctctctctctctccctctctctctctctatctctctatctgtctctctctctctctctctctgtctctctctctctgtcatatctgtctgttatctctctctctctccctctctctctctctctctctctctctctctctcaaattcaAAGAGGCTTTAGTAGCATGACCAtattgacatacagtattgcTAAAGCACATAAACAGGGAAACATGTTACACATTTACATCCAATTGTACAGTAGGATGCAGACTATAGAGCATAAGGTTAACATTCATCATGTCAACAAAATGTATCAATATGAACAAAACTGATGGATATCAGCAACAACATGAAAACAAGAATattacagttgtgtgtgtgggggggtcactctctctctctctgtctctctctctctctctctctctctctctctctctctctctctcgctctctttccctccctctctctttctgagtgatgtaatgccccccccccctcctcctcctttcaggATGGAGCCTGCTGGAGTCAGATGGTTGACACCAGGTCTGAGGAAGTGtaagtctgtttttaatttcattcatcaaactgtgacatcactcattCAACCCTCTGATGTCATCATCAAAGCACTGATTGGTTAATAACTGCAGCTGTGTTGTGTCTCCTTCTCTCCGTCAGATTCCTGTCAACTCACAgtcgacacaaacacagtgaacagaaacctcaaactgtctgacaacaacaggaaggtAACAGTAGTGAAGGAGGATCAGCTATATCCTGATCAACCAGAGAGGTTTGACTGCTGGCCTCAGCTGCtgtgtagagatggtctgactggtcgctgttactgggaggtcgAGATGAGAGGAAGGGTTAATATATCAGTGAGTTACAGAGGAATCAGCAGGAGAGGAGGTGGTGATGACAGTTGGTTTGGAGGTAATGATCAGTCCTGGAGTCTGTACTGCTCTGATCGTGGTTACTCTGTCTATCACAATAACAGAGgaacatccatctcctcctctgtctctaacagagtagcagtgtatgtggacgttcctgctggctctctgtccttctactcagtctcctctgactcactgatcctcctccacaccttcaacaccacattcactcagcctCTCTATCCTGGGTTTGGGTTTGGGTCtagttctggttctgcttcctcagtgtctctgtgtcctctgtAGGAGGAGACAACTTCCTGTGCTGTGGGTTAAATGTTGGTGGGCGAGGCTTCACTTTGTCTCACTGATTGTGTCTttaatcttcttcttcttctttagtaaTGATGAAATCATCTCCTCAGAGATGATAATTAGTTGTGTATGAACTGTGTTGATGTTGATTTCCACtgtaatcatgttttaatggagCAGCTTCAGCTGTTAGTGATTGATTTCCATAAAggtttaaagattaaaaaagacTCGATGAGTTCAACATGTTTTAACAAATGTAAATCTGTTTCAGTTTGATAATCAAAGAATAAAGATGTTTCCTTCATTACAACATGTTTCATTCTTCTGTATATAATCCAATGAATCTTATTTCCATAATCACAATATGTGTTTTGAATCAAACCGTCTGTAGTctctagggatgcaccgaatcctcgtcccatcctcagtccatgaacacagtcaacacattaatgaagtcaaCAACCTCTAAAATAGTTCaattaacaacttaatgttggaTTCACACACCGGAGGGAAAACatatctctgctctctgctggtTGGgtctgaaaaaggtgacaaaaggcaacggaaaaggtgacaaaaaggagacaagaaaggtgacaaaaaggagacaagaaAGGAGACAAGAAAGGTGACAAGAAAGGTGACAAGAAAGGTGACAAGAAAGGAGACAAGAAAGGAGACAAGAAAGGAGACAAGAAAGGTGACAAGAAAGGTGACAAGAAAGGAGACAAGAAAGGAGACAAGAAAGGAGACAAGAAAGGAGACAAGAAAGGAGACAAGCAAACACACTTATGTGTTGACTTCTAACATTCAAAAGTATGTTTCTCagtagtagtatagtatgttgaaaaaagtcatagtatagtatgtcaaaaaaagtcataaaaagtcatagtatagtatgtcaagaaaagtcataaaaattcatagtatattacgttgtcaaaaaaagttattaaaaaagtcatagtatagtatgtcaaaaagaagttataaaaagtcatagtatagtatgtcaacaagtcataaaaagtcatagtatagtttgtcgaaaaaagaaaaaaaagtcatagtatagtatgtcaaaaaaagtcatagtatagtttgtcgaaaaaagtttaaaaaaaagtcataaaaagtcatagtacagtatgtcaagaaaattcatagtatagtttgtcaaaaaaagttattaaactcatagtatagtatgtcaaaaaaagtcataaaaagtcatagtatgtcaaaaaaagtcataaaaagtcatagtatagttttcaaaaaaagtcatagtatactatgtttaacaaaataatagtatattttgtcaaaaaaaggtattaaaaaagtcatagtatagtatgttgaaaaaattcattgtacagtatgttgaaaaaagtcaaagtatattatgttgaaaaaagtcatagtatagtttgtcaaaaaagtttttaaaaaaataacagtatagtatgttgaaaaaattcatagtatagtatgttgacaaaatttatagtatagtatgtcgaaaacagtcataaaaagacattagagtatgtcgaaaaacatcatagtatagtgaAACAAGAAAGATTCTGAAGTCCTCTGGAGAATGTGGGTATCAATCCCACTACCTCTCGCATGCTAAGAAAGCACTCTACCATTTGAGCTAATTCCCCTACAGTGAATATtgattaaaagtcataaaaagtgatagtatagcatgtcgaataaagtcgaaaaaagtcataaaaagtcatactatagtatgttgaaaaaattcatagtatagtatgtcaaaaaaagtcagagtatagtatgtcaaaaatagttataaaaaaagtcatagtatagtatgttgaaaaaaatcatagtatagcatgtcgaaaaaaatcatagtatagtttgtcaaaaaaagtttttaaaaaagtcatagtatagtatgtcaaaaaaagtcataaaaagacgtagtatagtatgttgaaaatagtcataaaaacatatagtagagtatgtcgaaaatcATCATAGTATAGTGAAACAAGAAAGATTGTAAAGTTCTCTGGAGAATGTGGGCATCGATCCCACTACCTCTCGCATGCTAAGCAAGCGCTAACTCCCCTTAATAAACATggattaaaagtcataaaaagtgatagtatagcatgtcgaaaaaagtcgaaaaaagtcatactatagtatgttgaaaaaattcatagctatagtttgtcgaaaaaaggttttaaaaaagtcatagtttagtatgttgaaaaaagtcataaaaagtcaaagtatagtatgtcgaaaatagtcataaaaattcatagtatagtatgtcgaaaatagtcatagtatagtgaaaCAAGAAACATTCTAAAGTCCTCTGGAGAATGTGGGCATCGATCCCACTACCTCTCACATGCTAAGCAAGCGCTCTACCATTTGAACTAATTCCCCTACAATAAACAAggattaaaagtcataaaaagtcatagtatagtatgttgaaaaaagtcaaaaagtcatagtatagtatgttgaaagaagtcaaaaagtcattgtatagtatgttgaaaaaagtcatagtatagtatgttgaaaaaagtcatagtatagtatgttgaaaaaagtcatagtatagtatgttgaaagaagtcaaaaagtcatagtatagtatgtttgaaaaaagtcaaaaaatacatagtatagtttgtcgaaaaaagttttaaaaaagtcatagtatagtatgttgaaaaaaagtcatagtatagtatgttgaaaaaagtttttttaaaagtcatagtatagcatgtcgaaaatagtcataaaaagacatagtatagtttgtcaaaaaaagttaaaaaaaagtcatagtatagtatgttgaaaaaagtcatagtatagtatgtcaaaaaaagtttaaaaaaaagtcatagtatagtatgtcaaaaaaagtaaaaaaaaaagtcatagtatagtatgtcaagaaaatacatagtatagtatgtcaaaaaaagtttaaaaaaaagtcatagtatagtatgttaaaaatgtcataaaaagaaagtatagtatgtcgaaaaacatcTTAGTATAGTGAAACAAGAAAGCTTCTGAAGTCCTCTGGAAAATGTGGGCATCGATCCCACTACCTCTTGCATGCTAAGCAAGCGCTCTACCATTTGAGCTACAGTAAATATtgattaaaagtcataaaaagtgatagtatagcatgtcaaaaattcataaaaagtcatagtatagtttgtcgaaatttagtgatttatatgattttgaaaaaagtcatagtatagtgttcCTCTTcttcaacaccacattcactcagcctCTCTATCCTGGGTTTGGGTTTGGGTCtagttctggttctgcttcctcagtgtctctgtgtcctctgtAGGAGGAGACAACTTCCTGTCCTGTGGGTTAAATGTTGGTGGGACGAGGCTTCACTTTGTCTCACTGATTGTGTCTttaatcttcttcttcttctttagtaaTGATGAAATCATCTCCTCAGAGATGATGATCAGTTGTGTATGAACTGTGTTGATGTTGATTTTCACtgtaatcatgttttaatggagCAGCTTCAGCTGTTAGTGATTGATTTCCATAAAGGTTTAAAGATTAAAAAGACTCGATGAGTTCAACATGTTTTAACAAATGTAAATCTGTTTCAGTTTGATAATCAAAGAATAAAGATGTT
The Sander vitreus isolate 19-12246 unplaced genomic scaffold, sanVit1 ctg883_0, whole genome shotgun sequence genome window above contains:
- the LOC144515071 gene encoding neoverrucotoxin subunit alpha-like; amino-acid sequence: MPPPPPPPFRMEPAGVRWLTPGLRKYSCQLTVDTNTVNRNLKLSDNNRKVTVVKEDQLYPDQPERFDCWPQLLCRDGLTGRCYWEVEMRGRVNISVSYRGISRRGGGDDSWFGGNDQSWSLYCSDRGYSVYHNNRGTSISSSVSNRVAVYVDVPAGSLSFYSVSSDSLILLHTFNTTFTQPLYPGFGFGSSSGSASSVSLCPL